The Oncorhynchus mykiss isolate Arlee chromosome 20, USDA_OmykA_1.1, whole genome shotgun sequence genome includes a region encoding these proteins:
- the znf451 gene encoding E3 SUMO-protein ligase ZNF451 isoform X3, which yields MSTPTGAEDEDEVEFVSIEDEIERQKAQVTSTLDRLAQQVSVERKEREEKCKAFKEKQISQKAHGRQELAFSPNGHAYDAKRCVDMWLKMPGVKPGIINTGASWRRRQVPFPTSSSSTHTCPVINCGRVYDNVPLLEGHLKRFDHSPCDPTIYLKGSPTELFACVACGLHFETKEAWRVHQQSMLSSSPNEDHDHSQTCQSIVCFACPVCYFLFYTRDECLHHMAAKNHFSQSIIMSETTGTALPVPIPRYAKNRLTALCKEVIFSVRCTTCRKGLNSHMEAQAHFNVQCREGSARAEAVKTVVQVMKQLQVLGQCSVCCKLFLTQGQVDRHKELSRHITEVNSTMERAILHYSNFYEIQHAKRAAVAPSQKRDKERGDSVGYPAKRQRRGGTLNGSAGPSTSVSIVAWFCECGQRFSEEAMASKHLLTANQIFHQCGVCGKRMDESSITRLHMSRFHGGAHLSNFLFHCRLCKVDMPRHEDILLHVSETHSGHTYFREREVSDEEPAPISYSKPSTSGRPSAPTEPRARTTTPTCLPKQDERWLCRMCEDIFDSERAVHKHCRDVRNHSFQRFACGHCPQKFFKEDTLRRHCVNEHSNQIVTRYFCGLCDSMQYDTEGEFQEHYRSLHSKDYYLMDVPGVDRPTEVENYNSSHLATTSECLCPCMSSEKAEDERKATFTRCIKLLSSEDKCSFVCAPCDVKVASFAQIKTHVHSQHEALGLEKTFDVVCGSCQKSHNDVPSFHNHYHSQHCFLEPCSSSRDGGESRTEKAAASSAVKTLAAVEIKPEVNVEEFEDMKHAIAVNLDEVRDDTEPHGDESEEMKRALALSAEEAREPTDFDIEMEEALKRSLLEY from the exons atTGAAGATGAGATTGAGCGACAGAAGGCTCAGGTCACCTCCACTTTGGACAGACTGGCTCAGCAAGTCTCtgtggagagaaaggaaagagaagagaagtgtAAAGCCTTCAAG GAGAAGCAAATCTCACAAAAGGCTCATGGGCGGCAGGAACTGGCATTTAGTCCCAATGGACATGCATATGATGCCAAGCGCTGTGTGGATATGTGGTTAAAGATGCCAG GTGTGAAACCTGGTATCATCAATACTGGAGCTAGCTGGAGACGCAGACAGGTCCCCTTTCCTACCAGTAGCTCATCTACACATACCTGTCCAGTGATCAACTGTGGTCGGGTTTATGACAACGTGCCTCTCCTGGAAGGTCACTTGAAAAG GTTTGACCACTCTCCTTGTGATCCGACCATCTACCTGAAAGGAAGCCCAACTGAGCTGTTTGCTTGCGTTGCCTGTGGTCTGCATTTTGAAACCAAAGAGGCTTGGAGGGTGCATCAGCAGTCAATG ctGTCCTCCTCGCCTAATGAAGACCATGACCACAGTCAGACCTGCCAGTCCATCGTCTGCTTCGCCTGCCCTGTCTGCTACTTCCTGTTCTACACCAGGGACGAGTGCCTCCATCACATGGCGGCCAAAAACCACTTCTCTCAGTCCATCATCATGAGTG AAACTACAGGGACAGCATTGCCAGTTCCCATCCCTCGATATGCGAAGAATCGTCTTACTGCTTTATGTAAGGAGGTTATATTCAGCGTGAGATGTACAACATGCCGAAAGGGGCTTAACTCACACATGGAAGCACAGGCCCACTTCAA TGTGCAGTGCAGAGAGGGCAGTGCCAGGGCTGAGGCAGTGAAAACAGTGGTGCAGGTTATGAAACAACTGCAGGTGCTGGGCCAGTGCTCTGTGTGTTGCAAACTGTTCCTCACCCAAGGTCAAGTTGACAGGCACAAAGAATTGAGTCGGCACATTACTGAGGTCAACAGCACCATGGAAAGGGCGATTCTGCACTACAGCAATTTCTATGAAATCCAACACGCCAAGAGGGCTGCGGTTGCCCCATCACAGAAGAGGGACAAGGAGAGAGGTGATTCTGTTGGATACCCAGCCAAGCGCCAGAGACGCGGGGGAACTTTGAATGGCAGTGCTGGGCCCTCAACGAGTGTCTCGATAGTGGCATGGTTCTGTGAATGTGGCCAGCGCTTTTCAGAGGAGGCCATGGCAAGCAAGCACCTTTTAACTGCCAATCAGATATTCCATCAATGTGGTGTGTGTGGAAAGCGTATGGATGAGTCGTCCATCACTCGCCTGCACATGAGCCGCTTTCATGGCGGCGCCCACCTCTCAAACTTCCTATTCCACTGCCGGCTGTGCAAGGTGGACATGCCACGTCACGAGGACATCCTGTTGCATGTGTCAGAGACCCACAGTGGACACACTTACTTCAGGGAAAGAGAGGTATCAGACGAGGAGCCTGCTCCCATCTCCTATTCCAAACCCTCCACCAGTGGCAGACCCAGCGCTCCCACTGAGCCCAGGGCTAGAACTACAACTCCCACATGTCTCCCCAAACAGGACGAGAGGTGGCTGTGCAGAATGTGTGAGGACATCTTTGACTCGGAGCGAGCCGTGCACAAGCACTGCAGAGATGTGAGAAACCACAGTTTCCAGAGGTTTGCCTGTGGCCACTGCCCACAGAAGTTCTTCAAGGAGGACACATTACGCAGGCACTGTGTGAACGAGCACAGCAACCAAATAGTGACACGCTACTTCTGCGGGCTCTGTGACAGCATGCAGTATGACACCGAGGGGGAGTTCCAGGAGCACTATAGAAGCCTGCACAGTAAGGACTACTACCTCATGGATGTGCCTGGGGTTGATAGACCCACTGAGGTCGAAAACTACAACTCCAGTCATCTGGCAACAACCAGTGAATGTCTGTGTCCATGCATGTCGTCAGAAAAGGCAGAAGACGAAAGGAAGGCTACTTTCACACGATGCATAAAGCTGCTGTCCAGTGAAGACAAATGCAGCTTTGTATGCGCACCATGCGACGTCAAGGTAGCTTCCTTTGCTCAGATTAAGACTCATGTCCACTCTCAACACGAAGCCTTGGGGCTAGAGAAGACCTTTGACGTGGTGTGTGGATCCTGTCAGAAGAGTCATAACGACGTGCCCAGTTTCCATAACCACTACCACTCCCAGCACTGCTTTCTGGAGCCTTGCTCCAGCTCTAGAGATGGAGGTGAGAGTCGTACGGAGAAGGCAGCAGCTTCCTCCGCTGTTAAGACACTGGCTGCTGTGGAGATTAAACCGGAAGTGAATG TGGAGGAGTTTGAAGATATGAAACATGCCATCGCTGTGAACTTGGATGAGGTCAGAGATGACACTGAACCCCATGGAG ATGAATCTGAGGAGATGAAGCGTGCCTTGGCTTTAAGTGCAGAAGAAGCAAGAGAGCCAACTGACTTTGATATTG AGATGGAGGAAGCTCTCAAAAGAAGCCTTCTTGAATACTGA
- the bag2 gene encoding BAG family molecular chaperone regulator 2, with amino-acid sequence MFTLWRCLSSRNLYVVLLGPASAPLGVHWNLISREIIKLTMAQAKIHQAKMIEAANGKFSRSMSMADRSGRLLESLDQLEIRVEALREAATSMEQERECLLDMIQSIKNSEEMRSICDGEREELSLTANRLLGRTLTVEISVEIIRNSTQEDALRKATSLIDELAAKLLDDMDGARKGLMALHAACVTEAPPVPIDTKFQTIVITCALEDQKKIKRRLETLIRNVDNAEKNIKIMDHQKVDDLNSANGK; translated from the exons ATGTTTACTCTGTGGCGCTGTCTGTCAAGCAGAAACCTCTACGTTGTGCTCTTGGGACCAGCTAGTGCACCGTTAGGTGTCCATTGGAATTTAATCTCGAGGGAGATCATTAAACTAACTATGGCACAAGCGAAAATCCACCAGGCTAAAATGATTGAAGCCGCTAATGGCAAATTCAGCAGATCAATGTCTATGGCAGATCGCTCCGGACGACTTCTTGAAAGTTTGGACCAGCTGGAAATAAG GGTGGAGGCTTTACGCGAAGCCGCAACTTCAatggaacaggagagagagtgcTTACTTGATATGATCCAGTCCATAAAGAATAGTGAAGAAATGCGCAGTATTTGTGACG gagagagagaggaactatCTTTAACTGCTAACCGTCTTCTGGGTAGGACGCTGACAGTTGAAATATCAGTGGAAATCATTAGAAACTCCACACAAGAGGATGCCCTACGCAAGGCTACCTCTTTGATTGATGAGCTTGCTGCAAAGTTGCTTGATGACATGGATGGGGCCAGAAAGGGCCTGATGGCACTGCACGCTGCCTGTGTGACCGAGGCACCACCGGTTCCTATCGATACAAAATTCCAGACGATCGTCATCACCTGCGCCCTGGAAGATCAGAAAAAAATCAAGAGGAGGCTGGAAACTCTGATAAGGAACGTGGATAATGCTGAGAAGAATATCAAGATAATGGATCATCAGAAAGTGGATGACTTAAACAGTGCCAATGGCAAATGA
- the znf451 gene encoding E3 SUMO-protein ligase ZNF451 isoform X2 has translation MSTPTGAEDEDEVEFVSEAPLRPVLECIDLLSEGEDDDSLPMAETIEDEIERQKAQVTSTLDRLAQQVSVERKEREEKCKAFKEKQISQKAHGRQELAFSPNGHAYDAKRCVDMWLKMPGVKPGIINTGASWRRRQVPFPTSSSSTHTCPVINCGRVYDNVPLLEGHLKRFDHSPCDPTIYLKGSPTELFACVACGLHFETKEAWRVHQQSMLSSSPNEDHDHSQTCQSIVCFACPVCYFLFYTRDECLHHMAAKNHFSQSIIMSETTGTALPVPIPRYAKNRLTALCKEVIFSVRCTTCRKGLNSHMEAQAHFNVQCREGSARAEAVKTVVQVMKQLQVLGQCSVCCKLFLTQGQVDRHKELSRHITEVNSTMERAILHYSNFYEIQHAKRAAVAPSQKRDKERGDSVGYPAKRQRRGGTLNGSAGPSTSVSIVAWFCECGQRFSEEAMASKHLLTANQIFHQCGVCGKRMDESSITRLHMSRFHGGAHLSNFLFHCRLCKVDMPRHEDILLHVSETHSGHTYFREREVSDEEPAPISYSKPSTSGRPSAPTEPRARTTTPTCLPKQDERWLCRMCEDIFDSERAVHKHCRDVRNHSFQRFACGHCPQKFFKEDTLRRHCVNEHSNQIVTRYFCGLCDSMQYDTEGEFQEHYRSLHSKDYYLMDVPGVDRPTEVENYNSSHLATTSECLCPCMSSEKAEDERKATFTRCIKLLSSEDKCSFVCAPCDVKVASFAQIKTHVHSQHEALGLEKTFDVVCGSCQKSHNDVPSFHNHYHSQHCFLEPCSSSRDGGESRTEKAAASSAVKTLAAVEIKPEVNVEEFEDMKHAIAVNLDEVRDDTEPHGDESEEMKRALALSAEEAREPTDFDIA, from the exons GAGGCTCCACTCAGACCTGTACTGGAGTGTATTGATTTACTGAGTGAGGGCGAAGACGATGACAGTTTACCCATGGCAGAGACA atTGAAGATGAGATTGAGCGACAGAAGGCTCAGGTCACCTCCACTTTGGACAGACTGGCTCAGCAAGTCTCtgtggagagaaaggaaagagaagagaagtgtAAAGCCTTCAAG GAGAAGCAAATCTCACAAAAGGCTCATGGGCGGCAGGAACTGGCATTTAGTCCCAATGGACATGCATATGATGCCAAGCGCTGTGTGGATATGTGGTTAAAGATGCCAG GTGTGAAACCTGGTATCATCAATACTGGAGCTAGCTGGAGACGCAGACAGGTCCCCTTTCCTACCAGTAGCTCATCTACACATACCTGTCCAGTGATCAACTGTGGTCGGGTTTATGACAACGTGCCTCTCCTGGAAGGTCACTTGAAAAG GTTTGACCACTCTCCTTGTGATCCGACCATCTACCTGAAAGGAAGCCCAACTGAGCTGTTTGCTTGCGTTGCCTGTGGTCTGCATTTTGAAACCAAAGAGGCTTGGAGGGTGCATCAGCAGTCAATG ctGTCCTCCTCGCCTAATGAAGACCATGACCACAGTCAGACCTGCCAGTCCATCGTCTGCTTCGCCTGCCCTGTCTGCTACTTCCTGTTCTACACCAGGGACGAGTGCCTCCATCACATGGCGGCCAAAAACCACTTCTCTCAGTCCATCATCATGAGTG AAACTACAGGGACAGCATTGCCAGTTCCCATCCCTCGATATGCGAAGAATCGTCTTACTGCTTTATGTAAGGAGGTTATATTCAGCGTGAGATGTACAACATGCCGAAAGGGGCTTAACTCACACATGGAAGCACAGGCCCACTTCAA TGTGCAGTGCAGAGAGGGCAGTGCCAGGGCTGAGGCAGTGAAAACAGTGGTGCAGGTTATGAAACAACTGCAGGTGCTGGGCCAGTGCTCTGTGTGTTGCAAACTGTTCCTCACCCAAGGTCAAGTTGACAGGCACAAAGAATTGAGTCGGCACATTACTGAGGTCAACAGCACCATGGAAAGGGCGATTCTGCACTACAGCAATTTCTATGAAATCCAACACGCCAAGAGGGCTGCGGTTGCCCCATCACAGAAGAGGGACAAGGAGAGAGGTGATTCTGTTGGATACCCAGCCAAGCGCCAGAGACGCGGGGGAACTTTGAATGGCAGTGCTGGGCCCTCAACGAGTGTCTCGATAGTGGCATGGTTCTGTGAATGTGGCCAGCGCTTTTCAGAGGAGGCCATGGCAAGCAAGCACCTTTTAACTGCCAATCAGATATTCCATCAATGTGGTGTGTGTGGAAAGCGTATGGATGAGTCGTCCATCACTCGCCTGCACATGAGCCGCTTTCATGGCGGCGCCCACCTCTCAAACTTCCTATTCCACTGCCGGCTGTGCAAGGTGGACATGCCACGTCACGAGGACATCCTGTTGCATGTGTCAGAGACCCACAGTGGACACACTTACTTCAGGGAAAGAGAGGTATCAGACGAGGAGCCTGCTCCCATCTCCTATTCCAAACCCTCCACCAGTGGCAGACCCAGCGCTCCCACTGAGCCCAGGGCTAGAACTACAACTCCCACATGTCTCCCCAAACAGGACGAGAGGTGGCTGTGCAGAATGTGTGAGGACATCTTTGACTCGGAGCGAGCCGTGCACAAGCACTGCAGAGATGTGAGAAACCACAGTTTCCAGAGGTTTGCCTGTGGCCACTGCCCACAGAAGTTCTTCAAGGAGGACACATTACGCAGGCACTGTGTGAACGAGCACAGCAACCAAATAGTGACACGCTACTTCTGCGGGCTCTGTGACAGCATGCAGTATGACACCGAGGGGGAGTTCCAGGAGCACTATAGAAGCCTGCACAGTAAGGACTACTACCTCATGGATGTGCCTGGGGTTGATAGACCCACTGAGGTCGAAAACTACAACTCCAGTCATCTGGCAACAACCAGTGAATGTCTGTGTCCATGCATGTCGTCAGAAAAGGCAGAAGACGAAAGGAAGGCTACTTTCACACGATGCATAAAGCTGCTGTCCAGTGAAGACAAATGCAGCTTTGTATGCGCACCATGCGACGTCAAGGTAGCTTCCTTTGCTCAGATTAAGACTCATGTCCACTCTCAACACGAAGCCTTGGGGCTAGAGAAGACCTTTGACGTGGTGTGTGGATCCTGTCAGAAGAGTCATAACGACGTGCCCAGTTTCCATAACCACTACCACTCCCAGCACTGCTTTCTGGAGCCTTGCTCCAGCTCTAGAGATGGAGGTGAGAGTCGTACGGAGAAGGCAGCAGCTTCCTCCGCTGTTAAGACACTGGCTGCTGTGGAGATTAAACCGGAAGTGAATG TGGAGGAGTTTGAAGATATGAAACATGCCATCGCTGTGAACTTGGATGAGGTCAGAGATGACACTGAACCCCATGGAG ATGAATCTGAGGAGATGAAGCGTGCCTTGGCTTTAAGTGCAGAAGAAGCAAGAGAGCCAACTGACTTTGATATTG CGTGA
- the znf451 gene encoding E3 SUMO-protein ligase ZNF451 isoform X1, which yields MSTPTGAEDEDEVEFVSEAPLRPVLECIDLLSEGEDDDSLPMAETIEDEIERQKAQVTSTLDRLAQQVSVERKEREEKCKAFKEKQISQKAHGRQELAFSPNGHAYDAKRCVDMWLKMPGVKPGIINTGASWRRRQVPFPTSSSSTHTCPVINCGRVYDNVPLLEGHLKRFDHSPCDPTIYLKGSPTELFACVACGLHFETKEAWRVHQQSMLSSSPNEDHDHSQTCQSIVCFACPVCYFLFYTRDECLHHMAAKNHFSQSIIMSETTGTALPVPIPRYAKNRLTALCKEVIFSVRCTTCRKGLNSHMEAQAHFNVQCREGSARAEAVKTVVQVMKQLQVLGQCSVCCKLFLTQGQVDRHKELSRHITEVNSTMERAILHYSNFYEIQHAKRAAVAPSQKRDKERGDSVGYPAKRQRRGGTLNGSAGPSTSVSIVAWFCECGQRFSEEAMASKHLLTANQIFHQCGVCGKRMDESSITRLHMSRFHGGAHLSNFLFHCRLCKVDMPRHEDILLHVSETHSGHTYFREREVSDEEPAPISYSKPSTSGRPSAPTEPRARTTTPTCLPKQDERWLCRMCEDIFDSERAVHKHCRDVRNHSFQRFACGHCPQKFFKEDTLRRHCVNEHSNQIVTRYFCGLCDSMQYDTEGEFQEHYRSLHSKDYYLMDVPGVDRPTEVENYNSSHLATTSECLCPCMSSEKAEDERKATFTRCIKLLSSEDKCSFVCAPCDVKVASFAQIKTHVHSQHEALGLEKTFDVVCGSCQKSHNDVPSFHNHYHSQHCFLEPCSSSRDGGESRTEKAAASSAVKTLAAVEIKPEVNVEEFEDMKHAIAVNLDEVRDDTEPHGDESEEMKRALALSAEEAREPTDFDIEMEEALKRSLLEY from the exons GAGGCTCCACTCAGACCTGTACTGGAGTGTATTGATTTACTGAGTGAGGGCGAAGACGATGACAGTTTACCCATGGCAGAGACA atTGAAGATGAGATTGAGCGACAGAAGGCTCAGGTCACCTCCACTTTGGACAGACTGGCTCAGCAAGTCTCtgtggagagaaaggaaagagaagagaagtgtAAAGCCTTCAAG GAGAAGCAAATCTCACAAAAGGCTCATGGGCGGCAGGAACTGGCATTTAGTCCCAATGGACATGCATATGATGCCAAGCGCTGTGTGGATATGTGGTTAAAGATGCCAG GTGTGAAACCTGGTATCATCAATACTGGAGCTAGCTGGAGACGCAGACAGGTCCCCTTTCCTACCAGTAGCTCATCTACACATACCTGTCCAGTGATCAACTGTGGTCGGGTTTATGACAACGTGCCTCTCCTGGAAGGTCACTTGAAAAG GTTTGACCACTCTCCTTGTGATCCGACCATCTACCTGAAAGGAAGCCCAACTGAGCTGTTTGCTTGCGTTGCCTGTGGTCTGCATTTTGAAACCAAAGAGGCTTGGAGGGTGCATCAGCAGTCAATG ctGTCCTCCTCGCCTAATGAAGACCATGACCACAGTCAGACCTGCCAGTCCATCGTCTGCTTCGCCTGCCCTGTCTGCTACTTCCTGTTCTACACCAGGGACGAGTGCCTCCATCACATGGCGGCCAAAAACCACTTCTCTCAGTCCATCATCATGAGTG AAACTACAGGGACAGCATTGCCAGTTCCCATCCCTCGATATGCGAAGAATCGTCTTACTGCTTTATGTAAGGAGGTTATATTCAGCGTGAGATGTACAACATGCCGAAAGGGGCTTAACTCACACATGGAAGCACAGGCCCACTTCAA TGTGCAGTGCAGAGAGGGCAGTGCCAGGGCTGAGGCAGTGAAAACAGTGGTGCAGGTTATGAAACAACTGCAGGTGCTGGGCCAGTGCTCTGTGTGTTGCAAACTGTTCCTCACCCAAGGTCAAGTTGACAGGCACAAAGAATTGAGTCGGCACATTACTGAGGTCAACAGCACCATGGAAAGGGCGATTCTGCACTACAGCAATTTCTATGAAATCCAACACGCCAAGAGGGCTGCGGTTGCCCCATCACAGAAGAGGGACAAGGAGAGAGGTGATTCTGTTGGATACCCAGCCAAGCGCCAGAGACGCGGGGGAACTTTGAATGGCAGTGCTGGGCCCTCAACGAGTGTCTCGATAGTGGCATGGTTCTGTGAATGTGGCCAGCGCTTTTCAGAGGAGGCCATGGCAAGCAAGCACCTTTTAACTGCCAATCAGATATTCCATCAATGTGGTGTGTGTGGAAAGCGTATGGATGAGTCGTCCATCACTCGCCTGCACATGAGCCGCTTTCATGGCGGCGCCCACCTCTCAAACTTCCTATTCCACTGCCGGCTGTGCAAGGTGGACATGCCACGTCACGAGGACATCCTGTTGCATGTGTCAGAGACCCACAGTGGACACACTTACTTCAGGGAAAGAGAGGTATCAGACGAGGAGCCTGCTCCCATCTCCTATTCCAAACCCTCCACCAGTGGCAGACCCAGCGCTCCCACTGAGCCCAGGGCTAGAACTACAACTCCCACATGTCTCCCCAAACAGGACGAGAGGTGGCTGTGCAGAATGTGTGAGGACATCTTTGACTCGGAGCGAGCCGTGCACAAGCACTGCAGAGATGTGAGAAACCACAGTTTCCAGAGGTTTGCCTGTGGCCACTGCCCACAGAAGTTCTTCAAGGAGGACACATTACGCAGGCACTGTGTGAACGAGCACAGCAACCAAATAGTGACACGCTACTTCTGCGGGCTCTGTGACAGCATGCAGTATGACACCGAGGGGGAGTTCCAGGAGCACTATAGAAGCCTGCACAGTAAGGACTACTACCTCATGGATGTGCCTGGGGTTGATAGACCCACTGAGGTCGAAAACTACAACTCCAGTCATCTGGCAACAACCAGTGAATGTCTGTGTCCATGCATGTCGTCAGAAAAGGCAGAAGACGAAAGGAAGGCTACTTTCACACGATGCATAAAGCTGCTGTCCAGTGAAGACAAATGCAGCTTTGTATGCGCACCATGCGACGTCAAGGTAGCTTCCTTTGCTCAGATTAAGACTCATGTCCACTCTCAACACGAAGCCTTGGGGCTAGAGAAGACCTTTGACGTGGTGTGTGGATCCTGTCAGAAGAGTCATAACGACGTGCCCAGTTTCCATAACCACTACCACTCCCAGCACTGCTTTCTGGAGCCTTGCTCCAGCTCTAGAGATGGAGGTGAGAGTCGTACGGAGAAGGCAGCAGCTTCCTCCGCTGTTAAGACACTGGCTGCTGTGGAGATTAAACCGGAAGTGAATG TGGAGGAGTTTGAAGATATGAAACATGCCATCGCTGTGAACTTGGATGAGGTCAGAGATGACACTGAACCCCATGGAG ATGAATCTGAGGAGATGAAGCGTGCCTTGGCTTTAAGTGCAGAAGAAGCAAGAGAGCCAACTGACTTTGATATTG AGATGGAGGAAGCTCTCAAAAGAAGCCTTCTTGAATACTGA